In the genome of bacterium, the window TATAAGTTCCATAACTGCAAGTCCTCAAACAATCTCTGTCGGAGGCGAAAATAATTCTACAATAACCGCCTTCCTAAAATACACAAACAATATCTCGGCTATAAATATCCCTGTATTTTTCACGACTACTATGGGAACTATATCCCCGTTCTCCGATACCACAGATTCTTCAGGCAAAGTAACAACAAATTTAGTCAGCGGCGATAGCACAGGAATAGCTACTGTAAAGGTTACATATGGTTCCATAACTGACAGTACAAATGTATTATTTACGACGACACTAGGAGACACGACCCCGGCAGGTATAGTTTTATATGCACTAGATAATCTTTACCTTGGAGTTCAGGGGACCGGACAGAATGAAACGTCAATGTTAACTTTCCAGGTTAGAGATAAGGAAGGCAAACCCATTAGTGGGACAAAAAACGTAACATTTGAGATTACAGGTGGACCAAATGGAGGAGAGTATATATATCCAACCTCGGGAGTTACTTCAATGGATTTAGCTTTAGTTAGCACATACTTAAATAGCGGCACAAAACCCGGAACGATAAGAATAGACGCCCTTGTCCAGGGAACTTCACTTACAGCATCCATTGGTCAAATTGTCATTCGTAGCGGACCGCCCGATTCTTCCCATTTTTCAATAGCTGTGAAAACCGTTAATACTTATGCTTTATACATAGCAGGCGTAACAAACACAATAACGGCTTATGTGGGAGATAAGTATACCAATAATGTCGAAAATAACACGGGAGTCTGGTTTACTGCACAATGTGGTTTAGTTCAAACAGGTATGGGAAGCACAGTAACAGGTCTTACAAGTAATACACTTTTGACTTGTGCCCCATGGCCAAATACTACAAATGGATTCTTCTATGTGTTTGGAGAGACAAAAGATGGAAATGGTAATACATTAAGAGATTCAACAAGATTGTTATGGAGTGGCCCCACTAAATTAACGCTTACACCACTAACTTTCAACATATCAAATGGCGGGAGCCAAGCTTTTGCAATTAGCGTAAATGATTTCAATGGTAATCCTTTAACAAAAGGCACAAACATTTCTGTTTCTGCTAATGCAGGTGAGTTACGAGGGCAAACAAATATTACTCTTGATGACACTCAAGACCCATACTGGACAAGCTTTTCCTTTACGCTTATGGATGATAAGCCCGATACGGTAGAAGCACGAAACTGTAAATTATCCGTAACCGTAACAAGTCCAAATGGTAACGAATTAAAAAATGCTTATGGAGTTATTTATTAAAAAAATATAAAATAAGGAGGAATTATGAAAAGAGGATTTCTAATCTTAGTTTCAGTAATGTTCTTTTTTATAGGTTGCAAAAAAAATATGGACGATGATAAAAATGCAATCATCAAAGGGAAAGTATACAAATACGCAATTCCAATCGATTCTAGTCTCGATAATTCAGGGCACTATGTATATATCTGGGATTTTTTAGAGCCGGTTGAAGGCGTTCAAGTATGGGTAGAAAGTGATCCGGAATCTAAAGTTCCCTACAAGGGAGCCGATATACAAACCTATACGAACTCAAAAGGAGAATTTGCTGATACCATATTTCTTGGGCAAGAGGCTGACGCAAATAACATTACAGGATATAAATACACAGAATATGCAGATGTTAGACTCTTTATGCTATATAAAAATGCCGCAGGTTACACTATATTCGATGTCGGCGGAGGATTAACACTTGGAATGGGAAAAACACTTGAATTGCCACCTGTCGCTCTTACATGGTTTATAGCAGACACTTCCAGCTACTAACCTGCCGTAAGGAATTTTGCCTTATCTGCGTATGTAGTTTTTAATGCCTTTGCAATGGGTTCGTTTTGAGGATTCTTCAGTAAAGGGTCTTTCTCTATAATACTAAAAGCAATATCCTTAACCTCTGATATAAATCTTACATTCGTAAGATTCGCAAACTTAAATTCGGGAAAACCATGCTGCATCGTTCCTAAAAAATCTCCCGGTCCACGAAGCGCAAGGTCTTTCTCCGATAATTTGAACCCGTCGCTTTCCTGCTCAATTGTCGTCAACCTCTCTCTTGATAACTCGGATATGTTTTCCGGAGATACAAGGATACAATATGATTTCTTAGAACCACGATTAAGCCTGCCTCGCAACTGATGTAACTGCGCAAGTCCAAATCGCTCCGAATGCTCTATTACCATACAACTTGCATTCGGCACGTCAATCCCGACTTCAATTATAGTCGTTGCAACAAGAACCTGTATTGCGCCTTTTCTGAAATCTTCCATTACTCTTGCCTTCTCATCACTCTTCATCCGACCGTGAAGTAATCCTACTTTAAAATCCTTAAAAGCCGTTTCTTTTAACATTTCATACGCTTCCTGTGCCGCTTTCAAATCCAATTTCTCGGATTCTTCAATAATAGGATAAACAATATACGCCTGGTGCCCTATCAAAAGTTCCGAAATCACAAATTTCCACACTTCCTCGATTTCGTTCTCATACTTCCACTTTGTAGTAATCGGCTTAACTCCCGGCGGCAATTCATCAATAATTGAAATGTCAAGATTACCATAAAATATTAAAGACAACGAACGCGGAATCGGTGTAGCCGTCAACACAAGAGTATCCGGAAGCGTCCCCTTTTCCATAAGCTTTGACCGCTGGGCAACACCAAATTTATGTTGCTCGTCTATTACTATCAATCCGGGATTCTTGAACTCAACTTTCCCCTCAATCAATGCATGCGTCCCTATAATTATCTGGCTTTTCCCGCTCTTTATGTCTTCTAATATTTTATCCCTTGCCTTTTTAGGCGTCTTCCCCATCAATAAACTGCTCTCTACACCTATTTTCGATAAATATTGATTTAAACAAAAATAATGCTGCTCCGCAAGAATTTCTGTCGGAGCCATGAGAATTGCCTGATAACCGGATTCAATGGCTTTCAACATCGCAAGTATCGCAACAATAGTTTTCCCCGAACCAACGTCGCCTTGCAACAACCTGTTCATTTTCTTATCACTCTCCATATCCGTAAATATTTCCCAACAAACCCGTGTCTGTGCCTTAGTTAAGTTGAATCCGGGTTTTTCCAATGTCAACAGATTGAAAAACTTTCTCGCAAGAACACTTCCTTTCTGAAATTTAATCCCGTTGTTCTGTATCTCTCTCTTCCTCAAAGCAACCATAATTTCAAGCAAAAACAACTCTTCAAATTCCAACCTTTCGCGGACTGATTTTACGTATTCTATGTTTGGCGGGAAATGTAAATTACGAATGGCAGTTTCCCTGCTCAAA includes:
- a CDS encoding invasin domain 3-containing protein — its product is MIKSKNLVIVGLVCFLVSIFLVFGCKKKSLVSLTKDVFITITSEKDSLLADGTSTSTITALIRLEDDSTCVNGTVVSFKTSLGSITASDTTDSDGVATTTLTSLATTGLARITVTAEGTSKVAQLKFYSTSGNTTIYISSITASPQTISVGGENNSTITAFLKYTNNISAINIPVFFTTTMGTISPFSDTTDSSGKVTTNLVSGDSTGIATVKVTYGSITDSTNVLFTTTLGDTTPAGIVLYALDNLYLGVQGTGQNETSMLTFQVRDKEGKPISGTKNVTFEITGGPNGGEYIYPTSGVTSMDLALVSTYLNSGTKPGTIRIDALVQGTSLTASIGQIVIRSGPPDSSHFSIAVKTVNTYALYIAGVTNTITAYVGDKYTNNVENNTGVWFTAQCGLVQTGMGSTVTGLTSNTLLTCAPWPNTTNGFFYVFGETKDGNGNTLRDSTRLLWSGPTKLTLTPLTFNISNGGSQAFAISVNDFNGNPLTKGTNISVSANAGELRGQTNITLDDTQDPYWTSFSFTLMDDKPDTVEARNCKLSVTVTSPNGNELKNAYGVIY
- the recG gene encoding ATP-dependent DNA helicase RecG — its product is MEKVEFNKGGKKGLSLGSEIQYVKGVGPEVAKLFKNLGIKVVEDLLTLSPRRYAEKVFIKDIQNIQNIQDIKDIQDIKPENLSDLQSGKEVRISGRIIETGMKYTGSGKLFVVKISDGTGVISCVFFHYSPKMRERFKWGLTVSAEGTVSNWGWDLQLINPDISLAVSDEKDKYLPVYPLTGWLTHSRIRKIIRAILDTKIEIPETLPAYLIEERHLLSRETAIRNLHFPPNIEYVKSVRERLEFEELFLLEIMVALRKREIQNNGIKFQKGSVLARKFFNLLTLEKPGFNLTKAQTRVCWEIFTDMESDKKMNRLLQGDVGSGKTIVAILAMLKAIESGYQAILMAPTEILAEQHYFCLNQYLSKIGVESSLLMGKTPKKARDKILEDIKSGKSQIIIGTHALIEGKVEFKNPGLIVIDEQHKFGVAQRSKLMEKGTLPDTLVLTATPIPRSLSLIFYGNLDISIIDELPPGVKPITTKWKYENEIEEVWKFVISELLIGHQAYIVYPIIEESEKLDLKAAQEAYEMLKETAFKDFKVGLLHGRMKSDEKARVMEDFRKGAIQVLVATTIIEVGIDVPNASCMVIEHSERFGLAQLHQLRGRLNRGSKKSYCILVSPENISELSRERLTTIEQESDGFKLSEKDLALRGPGDFLGTMQHGFPEFKFANLTNVRFISEVKDIAFSIIEKDPLLKNPQNEPIAKALKTTYADKAKFLTAG